A stretch of Brassica rapa cultivar Chiifu-401-42 chromosome A08, CAAS_Brap_v3.01, whole genome shotgun sequence DNA encodes these proteins:
- the LOC103836564 gene encoding uncharacterized protein LOC103836564 isoform X3 — MEGNNAMKILEEIKSSDLIENRVQLLTQLAQLDTQENSDVASFLQSLTTLWEDTTCLDVSQCLLNKAILHVASKYLALDLSDCSQYFLAFGIKVSQWCGKHLYMSVLSMEESQEEEHSSIFFQLLLDYLRFSASSFTAIGKICFVSDEASAVTVHKFVSEQLNLTKEVILNAKKVESFSLEIFKAVQGVIDSIVRLCKEFSPTVNQCVNEMKTNGNVGISTMEEGNDVRNLVSIITMGVKSMSELGMLAARDGGNLVTILNTSWKGVITLLQIDKQTLASKVDVGEIILKLISLIKESLRFSAVAWSCSVKENISATEARRVFLPVKFYLINAVKVAALFPNQVSMVFKEISLCILMISAFKVSLSQQTHGKYASEVMTDLLEKTTVDLLNALLNAGEITQELRLSLLDSLFIDEQCFPTQVCNKQGHGSQTEPSLVDILSLSVESAASARGLLLARVVLFQAVMRYSSELEEDAKLAITRKLQWLLDVLTDEKVYTSVLSSQLPMADGSGKTIVWESMFSALLLSLKTLMITLSSSPAWEELETLLLKNLLHPHFLCWQIVMELWCFWARHATDVTVANVIDKLCIFMLSMSTSEAPLCPDSVLRRTAKSICFLLTHSPKSLTAQVYKNISTESRSESAPDAYLALLLEGFPLNFLPDRMISDAKKQIVAEFFHFIENFTEKTSNSSRYFVQGGPVVALSACLGILKMSIPEIDSRTLKFGVALIQKLRKSKDEMTRDRYTEILSETLSIISRSEQLYTCQEMDNVITELQRLFITETDNSQHHLHKLKPSLALFLSGLSNYEMSETETCPKSRAVWELYHLLLRKRHWALVHHAVTAFGYFCARTGCAQLWRFVPEDAALAFDIASGKEAKTERFMSELKMFLEKEQALLSTTASQEELEMLSKEGTQVKATVQKLLEGRKQQRSMEVEKQSNKRRKLPEGICRGVELLQKGMKRINEGLSEMSSDAFKRVY; from the exons ATGGAGGGGAACAACGCGATGAAGATACTAGAAGAGATCAAATCTTCCGAT CTTATCGAGAATCGGGTTCAGCTACTCACACAGCTTGCTCAGTTAGATACACAGGAGAATTCTGATGTGGCGTCTTTCCTCCAGAGCCTAACA ACACTCTGGGAAGACACCACATGTCTTGACGTGTCCCAGTGTTTGTTGAACAAGGCAATTCTGCATGTGGCTTCAAAGTACCTGGCTTTGGATCTTTCTGATTGCTCTCAATATTTTCTAGCTTTTGGTATTAAG GTAAGCCAATGGTGTGGGAAACATTTATACATGTCTGTTTTGTCGATGGAGGAGTCTCAAGAGGAAGAGCATTCAAGCATTTTCTTTCAG CTTCTTTTGGATTATCTTCGCTTTTCTGCCTCAAGCTTTACTGCTATTGGAAAAATATGTTTCGTGAGTGATGAGGCCTCAGCTGTTACAGTTCATAAGTTTGTTTCAGAGCAGCTGAATTTGACAAAGGAGGTGATATTGAATGCCAAG AAAGTTGAATCCTTTTCCTTGGAGATTTTTAAGGCTGTGCAAGGGGTGATTGACTCTATCGTTCGTCTGTGCAAAGAGTTCTCTCCAACAGTGAATCAGTGTGTGAATGAAATGAAGACTAATGGAAATGTAGGAATATCAACGATGGAGGAAGGCAACGACGTACGTAATTTGGTTAGCATAATCACGATGGGAGTTAAATCTATGAGCGAATTGGGTATGCTTGCTGCAAGAGATGGTGGTAATCTTGTGACAATTCTTAATACATCATGGAAGGGTGTGATTACATTGCTTCAGATAGACAAGCAGACATTGGCATCTAAGGTCGATGTAGGAGAGATCATTCTGAAGCTGATATCACTGATCAAGGAGTCTCTGAGGTTTTCCGCTGTGGCTTGGTCTTGCTCGGTGAAGGAAAACATATCTGCAACAGAAGCCAGAAGGGTTTTTCTTCCTGTGAAATTTTATCTCATCAATGCTGTTAAAGTTGCGGCGCTGTTTCCAAACCAGGTGTCTATGGTGTTCAAGGAAATATCACTCTGCATCTTGATGATCTCTGCGTTCAAAGTTTCGCTGAGCCAACAAACCCATGGCAAATACGCAAGTGAAGTAATGACGGATCTTCTTGAGAAAACAACTGTAGATCTTCTAAATGCACTGTTGAACGCAGGCGAAATAACACAAGAACTCAGGCTCTCACTTCTTGATTCGTTGTTCATAGATGAACAATGTTTCCCGACCCAAGTTTGTAACAAACAGGGCCATGGTTCGCAGACAGAACCATCATTGGTGGATATCTTGTCTTTATCTGTTGAATCCGCAGCAAGTGCCAGAGGTTTGCTCCTGGCTCGGGTTGTACTGTTTCAGGCTGTCATGAGGTATTCTTCTGAGCTTGAAGAAGATGCAAAGCTTGCAATCACCAGAAAGCTGCAATGGCTTCTCGATGTATTAACAGACGAAAAGGTTTACACTTCAGTCCTTTCTTCTCAGCTACCAATGGCAGATGGTTCGGGGAAGACAATTGTCTGGGAATCAATGTTTTCAGCTCTGCTTCTATCTCTCAAAACCCTTATGATTACTCTGTCTTCATCTCCTGCATGGGAAGAGCTTGAAACACTATTACTCAAGAATCTCTTGCATCCCCACTTCCTGTGTTGGCAGATAGTCATGGAACTCTGGTGCTTCTGGGCTCGTCATGCCACTGACGTTACGGTGGCCAATGTGATCGATAAACTTTGTATCTTCATGTTGTCAATGTCAACATCAGAAGCGCCTCTTTGTCCTGATTCCGTTCTCAGAAGAACTGCAAAGTCCATCTGCTTTCTTCTCACTCACAGCCCCAAATCCTTAACAGCTCAAGTTTACAAAAACATTTCCACTGAGAGCAGATCCGAATCGGCACCAGATGCATATCTAGCCTTGCTGTTAGAGGGCTTCCCGCTGAATTTTCTTCCCGACAGAATGATAAGCGACGCGAAGAAACAGATTGTCGCAGAGTTCTTTCACTTCATTGAGAATTTCACTGAGAAAACCTCAAATTCCTCCAGATACTTTGTCCAGGGAGGTCCGGTTGTAGCACTATCTGCTTGCCTTGGGATACT GAAGATGAGCATACCAGAGATTGACTCCAGAACTCTGAAGTTTGGCGTCGCTCTCATTCAAAAGCTAAGAAAATCCAAAGACGAAATGACAAGGGATCGTTACACTGAGATTCTCAGCGAAACACTATCAATCATCTCAAGAAGCGAGCAGCTCTACACTTGCCAAGAGATGGATAATGTCATAACAGAGCTTCAAAGGCTTTTCATTACAGAAACTGATAACAGTCAGCATCATCTCCATAAACTGAAGCCAAGCCTTGCTCTCTTCTTGTCAGGACTTAGCAATTACGAAATGTCTGAAACCGAAACCTGTCCAAAGAGCAGGGCGGTCTGGGAACTCTACCATTTGCTTCTCAGGAAACGCCACTGGGCTTTGGTACACCACGCGGTTACTGCGTTTGGTTATTTCTGCGCACGTACTGGCTGTGCCCAGCTATGGAGATTCGTACCTGAAGACGCTGCTCTAGCTTTCGATATAGCTTCTGGAAAAGAAGCAAAAACAGAGCGGTTCATGTCAGAGTTAAAGATGTTCTTGGAGAAAGAACAAGCGCTTCTCTCGACCACAGCTTCACAAGAGGAACTCGAGATGCTTTCGAAAGAAGGCACGCAGGTTAAA GCAACAGTGCAGAAGCTTCTAGAAGGAAGAAAGCAGCAGAGATCAATGGAAGTAGAGAAACAATCGAACAAGAGAAGGAAGCTTCCAGAAGGAATATGCAGAGGAGTGGAGTTATTGCAGAAGGGAATGAAGAGGATCAACGAAGGTTTAAGTGAGATGAGTTCAGATGCTTTCAAAAGAGTTTACTGA
- the LOC103836564 gene encoding uncharacterized protein LOC103836564 isoform X2, with protein MEGNNAMKILEEIKSSDLIENRVQLLTQLAQLDTQENSDVASFLQSLTTLWEDTTCLDVSQCLLNKAILHVASKYLALDLSDCSQYFLAFGIKVSQWCGKHLYMSVLSMEESQEEEHSSIFFQLLLDYLRFSASSFTAIGKICFVSDEASAVTVHKFVSEQLNLTKEVILNAKKVESFSLEIFKAVQGVIDSIVRLCKEFSPTVNQCVNEMKTNGNVGISTMEEGNDVRNLVSIITMGVKSMSELGMLAARDGGNLVTILNTSWKGVITLLQIDKQTLASKVDVGEIILKLISLIKESLRFSAVAWSCSVKENISATEARRVFLPVKFYLINAVKVAALFPNQVSMVFKEISLCILMISAFKVSLSQQTHGKYASEVMTDLLEKTTVDLLNALLNAGEITQELRLSLLDSLFIDEQCFPTQVCNKQGHGSQTEPSLVDILSLSVESAASARGLLLARVVLFQAVMRYSSELEEDAKLAITRKLQWLLDVLTDEKVYTSVLSSQLPMADGSGKTIVWESMFSALLLSLKTLMITLSSSPAWEELETLLLKNLLHPHFLCWQIVMELWCFWARHATDVTVANVIDKLCIFMLSMSTSEAPLCPDSVLRRTAKSICFLLTHSPKSLTAQVYKNISTESRSESAPDAYLALLLEGFPLNFLPDRMISDAKKQIVAEFFHFIENFTEKTSNSSRYFVQGGPVVALSACLGILKMSIPEIDSRTLKFGVALIQKLRKSKDEMTRDRYTEILSETLSIISRSEQLYTCQEMDNVITELQRLFITETDNSQHHLHKLKPSLALFLSGLSNYEMSETETCPKSRAVWELYHLLLRKRHWALVHHAVTAFGYFCARTGCAQLWRFVPEDAALAFDIASGKEAKTERFMSELKMFLEKEQALLSTTASQEELEMLSKEGTQVKATVQKLLEGRKQQRSMEVEKQSNKRRKLPEGICRGVELLQKGMKRINEGLSEMSSDESQDFQKSLLNQFSCLEDLVSHLVSLAASE; from the exons ATGGAGGGGAACAACGCGATGAAGATACTAGAAGAGATCAAATCTTCCGAT CTTATCGAGAATCGGGTTCAGCTACTCACACAGCTTGCTCAGTTAGATACACAGGAGAATTCTGATGTGGCGTCTTTCCTCCAGAGCCTAACA ACACTCTGGGAAGACACCACATGTCTTGACGTGTCCCAGTGTTTGTTGAACAAGGCAATTCTGCATGTGGCTTCAAAGTACCTGGCTTTGGATCTTTCTGATTGCTCTCAATATTTTCTAGCTTTTGGTATTAAG GTAAGCCAATGGTGTGGGAAACATTTATACATGTCTGTTTTGTCGATGGAGGAGTCTCAAGAGGAAGAGCATTCAAGCATTTTCTTTCAG CTTCTTTTGGATTATCTTCGCTTTTCTGCCTCAAGCTTTACTGCTATTGGAAAAATATGTTTCGTGAGTGATGAGGCCTCAGCTGTTACAGTTCATAAGTTTGTTTCAGAGCAGCTGAATTTGACAAAGGAGGTGATATTGAATGCCAAG AAAGTTGAATCCTTTTCCTTGGAGATTTTTAAGGCTGTGCAAGGGGTGATTGACTCTATCGTTCGTCTGTGCAAAGAGTTCTCTCCAACAGTGAATCAGTGTGTGAATGAAATGAAGACTAATGGAAATGTAGGAATATCAACGATGGAGGAAGGCAACGACGTACGTAATTTGGTTAGCATAATCACGATGGGAGTTAAATCTATGAGCGAATTGGGTATGCTTGCTGCAAGAGATGGTGGTAATCTTGTGACAATTCTTAATACATCATGGAAGGGTGTGATTACATTGCTTCAGATAGACAAGCAGACATTGGCATCTAAGGTCGATGTAGGAGAGATCATTCTGAAGCTGATATCACTGATCAAGGAGTCTCTGAGGTTTTCCGCTGTGGCTTGGTCTTGCTCGGTGAAGGAAAACATATCTGCAACAGAAGCCAGAAGGGTTTTTCTTCCTGTGAAATTTTATCTCATCAATGCTGTTAAAGTTGCGGCGCTGTTTCCAAACCAGGTGTCTATGGTGTTCAAGGAAATATCACTCTGCATCTTGATGATCTCTGCGTTCAAAGTTTCGCTGAGCCAACAAACCCATGGCAAATACGCAAGTGAAGTAATGACGGATCTTCTTGAGAAAACAACTGTAGATCTTCTAAATGCACTGTTGAACGCAGGCGAAATAACACAAGAACTCAGGCTCTCACTTCTTGATTCGTTGTTCATAGATGAACAATGTTTCCCGACCCAAGTTTGTAACAAACAGGGCCATGGTTCGCAGACAGAACCATCATTGGTGGATATCTTGTCTTTATCTGTTGAATCCGCAGCAAGTGCCAGAGGTTTGCTCCTGGCTCGGGTTGTACTGTTTCAGGCTGTCATGAGGTATTCTTCTGAGCTTGAAGAAGATGCAAAGCTTGCAATCACCAGAAAGCTGCAATGGCTTCTCGATGTATTAACAGACGAAAAGGTTTACACTTCAGTCCTTTCTTCTCAGCTACCAATGGCAGATGGTTCGGGGAAGACAATTGTCTGGGAATCAATGTTTTCAGCTCTGCTTCTATCTCTCAAAACCCTTATGATTACTCTGTCTTCATCTCCTGCATGGGAAGAGCTTGAAACACTATTACTCAAGAATCTCTTGCATCCCCACTTCCTGTGTTGGCAGATAGTCATGGAACTCTGGTGCTTCTGGGCTCGTCATGCCACTGACGTTACGGTGGCCAATGTGATCGATAAACTTTGTATCTTCATGTTGTCAATGTCAACATCAGAAGCGCCTCTTTGTCCTGATTCCGTTCTCAGAAGAACTGCAAAGTCCATCTGCTTTCTTCTCACTCACAGCCCCAAATCCTTAACAGCTCAAGTTTACAAAAACATTTCCACTGAGAGCAGATCCGAATCGGCACCAGATGCATATCTAGCCTTGCTGTTAGAGGGCTTCCCGCTGAATTTTCTTCCCGACAGAATGATAAGCGACGCGAAGAAACAGATTGTCGCAGAGTTCTTTCACTTCATTGAGAATTTCACTGAGAAAACCTCAAATTCCTCCAGATACTTTGTCCAGGGAGGTCCGGTTGTAGCACTATCTGCTTGCCTTGGGATACT GAAGATGAGCATACCAGAGATTGACTCCAGAACTCTGAAGTTTGGCGTCGCTCTCATTCAAAAGCTAAGAAAATCCAAAGACGAAATGACAAGGGATCGTTACACTGAGATTCTCAGCGAAACACTATCAATCATCTCAAGAAGCGAGCAGCTCTACACTTGCCAAGAGATGGATAATGTCATAACAGAGCTTCAAAGGCTTTTCATTACAGAAACTGATAACAGTCAGCATCATCTCCATAAACTGAAGCCAAGCCTTGCTCTCTTCTTGTCAGGACTTAGCAATTACGAAATGTCTGAAACCGAAACCTGTCCAAAGAGCAGGGCGGTCTGGGAACTCTACCATTTGCTTCTCAGGAAACGCCACTGGGCTTTGGTACACCACGCGGTTACTGCGTTTGGTTATTTCTGCGCACGTACTGGCTGTGCCCAGCTATGGAGATTCGTACCTGAAGACGCTGCTCTAGCTTTCGATATAGCTTCTGGAAAAGAAGCAAAAACAGAGCGGTTCATGTCAGAGTTAAAGATGTTCTTGGAGAAAGAACAAGCGCTTCTCTCGACCACAGCTTCACAAGAGGAACTCGAGATGCTTTCGAAAGAAGGCACGCAGGTTAAAGCAACAGTGCAGAAGCTTTTAGAAGGAAGAAAGCAGCAGAGATCAATGGAAGTAGAGAAACAATCGAACAAGAGAAGGAAACTTCCAGAAGGAATATGCAGAGGAGTGGAGTTATTGCAGAAGGGAATGAAGAGGATCAACGAAGGTTTAAGTGAGATGAGTTCAGATGAGAGTCAAGACTTTCAAAAGAGTTTACTGAATCAGTTTTCATGTCTTGAAGATTTG GTGTCTCATTTGGTAAGCCTCGCTGCTTCTGAGTAA
- the LOC103836564 gene encoding uncharacterized protein LOC103836564 isoform X1, whose product MEGNNAMKILEEIKSSDLIENRVQLLTQLAQLDTQENSDVASFLQSLTTLWEDTTCLDVSQCLLNKAILHVASKYLALDLSDCSQYFLAFGIKVSQWCGKHLYMSVLSMEESQEEEHSSIFFQLLLDYLRFSASSFTAIGKICFVSDEASAVTVHKFVSEQLNLTKEVILNAKKVESFSLEIFKAVQGVIDSIVRLCKEFSPTVNQCVNEMKTNGNVGISTMEEGNDVRNLVSIITMGVKSMSELGMLAARDGGNLVTILNTSWKGVITLLQIDKQTLASKVDVGEIILKLISLIKESLRFSAVAWSCSVKENISATEARRVFLPVKFYLINAVKVAALFPNQVSMVFKEISLCILMISAFKVSLSQQTHGKYASEVMTDLLEKTTVDLLNALLNAGEITQELRLSLLDSLFIDEQCFPTQVCNKQGHGSQTEPSLVDILSLSVESAASARGLLLARVVLFQAVMRYSSELEEDAKLAITRKLQWLLDVLTDEKVYTSVLSSQLPMADGSGKTIVWESMFSALLLSLKTLMITLSSSPAWEELETLLLKNLLHPHFLCWQIVMELWCFWARHATDVTVANVIDKLCIFMLSMSTSEAPLCPDSVLRRTAKSICFLLTHSPKSLTAQVYKNISTESRSESAPDAYLALLLEGFPLNFLPDRMISDAKKQIVAEFFHFIENFTEKTSNSSRYFVQGGPVVALSACLGILKMSIPEIDSRTLKFGVALIQKLRKSKDEMTRDRYTEILSETLSIISRSEQLYTCQEMDNVITELQRLFITETDNSQHHLHKLKPSLALFLSGLSNYEMSETETCPKSRAVWELYHLLLRKRHWALVHHAVTAFGYFCARTGCAQLWRFVPEDAALAFDIASGKEAKTERFMSELKMFLEKEQALLSTTASQEELEMLSKEGTQVKATVQKLLEGRKQQRSMEVEKQSNKRRKLPEGICRGVELLQKGMKRINEGLSEMSSDESQDFQKSLLNQFSCLEDLVSHLVSLAASE is encoded by the exons ATGGAGGGGAACAACGCGATGAAGATACTAGAAGAGATCAAATCTTCCGAT CTTATCGAGAATCGGGTTCAGCTACTCACACAGCTTGCTCAGTTAGATACACAGGAGAATTCTGATGTGGCGTCTTTCCTCCAGAGCCTAACA ACACTCTGGGAAGACACCACATGTCTTGACGTGTCCCAGTGTTTGTTGAACAAGGCAATTCTGCATGTGGCTTCAAAGTACCTGGCTTTGGATCTTTCTGATTGCTCTCAATATTTTCTAGCTTTTGGTATTAAG GTAAGCCAATGGTGTGGGAAACATTTATACATGTCTGTTTTGTCGATGGAGGAGTCTCAAGAGGAAGAGCATTCAAGCATTTTCTTTCAG CTTCTTTTGGATTATCTTCGCTTTTCTGCCTCAAGCTTTACTGCTATTGGAAAAATATGTTTCGTGAGTGATGAGGCCTCAGCTGTTACAGTTCATAAGTTTGTTTCAGAGCAGCTGAATTTGACAAAGGAGGTGATATTGAATGCCAAG AAAGTTGAATCCTTTTCCTTGGAGATTTTTAAGGCTGTGCAAGGGGTGATTGACTCTATCGTTCGTCTGTGCAAAGAGTTCTCTCCAACAGTGAATCAGTGTGTGAATGAAATGAAGACTAATGGAAATGTAGGAATATCAACGATGGAGGAAGGCAACGACGTACGTAATTTGGTTAGCATAATCACGATGGGAGTTAAATCTATGAGCGAATTGGGTATGCTTGCTGCAAGAGATGGTGGTAATCTTGTGACAATTCTTAATACATCATGGAAGGGTGTGATTACATTGCTTCAGATAGACAAGCAGACATTGGCATCTAAGGTCGATGTAGGAGAGATCATTCTGAAGCTGATATCACTGATCAAGGAGTCTCTGAGGTTTTCCGCTGTGGCTTGGTCTTGCTCGGTGAAGGAAAACATATCTGCAACAGAAGCCAGAAGGGTTTTTCTTCCTGTGAAATTTTATCTCATCAATGCTGTTAAAGTTGCGGCGCTGTTTCCAAACCAGGTGTCTATGGTGTTCAAGGAAATATCACTCTGCATCTTGATGATCTCTGCGTTCAAAGTTTCGCTGAGCCAACAAACCCATGGCAAATACGCAAGTGAAGTAATGACGGATCTTCTTGAGAAAACAACTGTAGATCTTCTAAATGCACTGTTGAACGCAGGCGAAATAACACAAGAACTCAGGCTCTCACTTCTTGATTCGTTGTTCATAGATGAACAATGTTTCCCGACCCAAGTTTGTAACAAACAGGGCCATGGTTCGCAGACAGAACCATCATTGGTGGATATCTTGTCTTTATCTGTTGAATCCGCAGCAAGTGCCAGAGGTTTGCTCCTGGCTCGGGTTGTACTGTTTCAGGCTGTCATGAGGTATTCTTCTGAGCTTGAAGAAGATGCAAAGCTTGCAATCACCAGAAAGCTGCAATGGCTTCTCGATGTATTAACAGACGAAAAGGTTTACACTTCAGTCCTTTCTTCTCAGCTACCAATGGCAGATGGTTCGGGGAAGACAATTGTCTGGGAATCAATGTTTTCAGCTCTGCTTCTATCTCTCAAAACCCTTATGATTACTCTGTCTTCATCTCCTGCATGGGAAGAGCTTGAAACACTATTACTCAAGAATCTCTTGCATCCCCACTTCCTGTGTTGGCAGATAGTCATGGAACTCTGGTGCTTCTGGGCTCGTCATGCCACTGACGTTACGGTGGCCAATGTGATCGATAAACTTTGTATCTTCATGTTGTCAATGTCAACATCAGAAGCGCCTCTTTGTCCTGATTCCGTTCTCAGAAGAACTGCAAAGTCCATCTGCTTTCTTCTCACTCACAGCCCCAAATCCTTAACAGCTCAAGTTTACAAAAACATTTCCACTGAGAGCAGATCCGAATCGGCACCAGATGCATATCTAGCCTTGCTGTTAGAGGGCTTCCCGCTGAATTTTCTTCCCGACAGAATGATAAGCGACGCGAAGAAACAGATTGTCGCAGAGTTCTTTCACTTCATTGAGAATTTCACTGAGAAAACCTCAAATTCCTCCAGATACTTTGTCCAGGGAGGTCCGGTTGTAGCACTATCTGCTTGCCTTGGGATACT GAAGATGAGCATACCAGAGATTGACTCCAGAACTCTGAAGTTTGGCGTCGCTCTCATTCAAAAGCTAAGAAAATCCAAAGACGAAATGACAAGGGATCGTTACACTGAGATTCTCAGCGAAACACTATCAATCATCTCAAGAAGCGAGCAGCTCTACACTTGCCAAGAGATGGATAATGTCATAACAGAGCTTCAAAGGCTTTTCATTACAGAAACTGATAACAGTCAGCATCATCTCCATAAACTGAAGCCAAGCCTTGCTCTCTTCTTGTCAGGACTTAGCAATTACGAAATGTCTGAAACCGAAACCTGTCCAAAGAGCAGGGCGGTCTGGGAACTCTACCATTTGCTTCTCAGGAAACGCCACTGGGCTTTGGTACACCACGCGGTTACTGCGTTTGGTTATTTCTGCGCACGTACTGGCTGTGCCCAGCTATGGAGATTCGTACCTGAAGACGCTGCTCTAGCTTTCGATATAGCTTCTGGAAAAGAAGCAAAAACAGAGCGGTTCATGTCAGAGTTAAAGATGTTCTTGGAGAAAGAACAAGCGCTTCTCTCGACCACAGCTTCACAAGAGGAACTCGAGATGCTTTCGAAAGAAGGCACGCAGGTTAAAGCAACAGTGCAGAAGCTTTTAGAAGGAAGAAAGCAGCAGAGATCAATGGAAGTAGAGAAACAATCGAACAAGAGAAGGAAACTTCCAGAAGGAATATGCAGAGGAGTGGAGTTATTGCAGAAGGGAATGAAGAGGATCAACGAAGGTTTAAGTGAGATGAGTTCAGATGAGAGTCAAGACTTTCAAAAGAGTTTACTGAATCAGTTTTCATGTCTTGAAGATTTGGTGTCTCATTTGGTAAGCCTCGCTGCTTCTGAGTAA